The Vanessa atalanta chromosome 2, ilVanAtal1.2, whole genome shotgun sequence genome has a segment encoding these proteins:
- the LOC125072109 gene encoding steroid receptor RNA activator 1 encodes MENCDSTITGSKASYDPGWNDPPSFAYNAQQTTPNRPRNFLNKRVAFPLSGGNNSSGPTPPVNLPPLPTNVVPPLPSLTTEINVQENIVVDTECALKEVKDILITFLETSEELGSKAASIKKRIESMENMWLSGKLNKQIQVQMRDLAYALKNDDHSKADEIHKALMVDHVSAVSMWMPGIKQLIYHCIARSELLAIDKE; translated from the exons ATGGAAAATTGTGACAGCACAATTACAGGCTCAAAAG cGTCGTATGATCCTGGATGGAATGACCCGCCAAGTTTTGCTTATAATGCTCAGCAAACTACTCCTAATCGTCCGCGaaactttttaaacaaaagaGTAGCTTTTCCTTTATCTGGTGGAAATAACTCTTCTGGACCGACTCCTCCAGTTAATTTGCCTCCACTGCCTACAAATGTCGTTCCACCATTGCCGAGTTTGACGACAGAAATTAATGTCCAGGAAAATATTGTGGTTGATACAGAATGTGCACTCAAAGAagtaaaagatatattaataacatttttagaaaCAAGCGAAGAATTAGGATCAAAAGCTGCCAGTATTAAAAAACGAATTGAAAGCATGGAAAATATGTGGCTTagtggaaaattaaataaacaaattcaagtACAGATGAGAGATTTGGCATATG cACTTAAAAATGACGATCACAGCAAAGCTGATGAAATCCACAAGGCTTTGATGGTGGACCATGTGAGTGCAGTCAGCATGTGGATGCCAGGGATAAAACAACTTATCTACCACTGCATTGCTCGTTCTGAACTGTTAGCTATTGATAAAGAATAA
- the LOC125071169 gene encoding stromal cell-derived factor 2 has protein sequence MALLKMFGSYINIMHLLLFFVTLWAARVVEASRAEFVTCGTIFKLMNTDLRLRLHSHDVKYGSGSGQQSVTAVDVSDDHNSHWLVRAAMGETCKRGSPIKCNTNIRLQHVFTKKNLHSHYFSSPLSGNQEVSCYGDDDGEGDSGDNWTVVCNNDYWRRDTPVKLKHVDTAAYLAGSGRTFGRPISGQGEIVGVTSQYGAYTDWQVQEGLFVHPSDILPHLQNAIHTEL, from the exons ATGGCATTGCTGAAAATGTTTGggagctatataaatataatgcatttactattattttttgttactttatggGCTGCCCGTGTTGTTGAAG catCTAGAGCTGAATTCGTGACGTGTGGAACTATTTTCAAGTTAATGAACACAGATTTGCGTTTGCGGCTTCATTCACACGATGTGAAATATGGTTCAGGATCAGGTCAACAGTCTGTTACTGCGGTCGACGTTTCAGATGATCACAATAGCCATTGGTTAGTCAGAGCAGCTATGGGTGAAACTTGTAAACGAGG atctCCCATAAAATGTAACACTAATATTCGACTGCAACATGTATTTACCAAGAAAAACCTGCATTCGCATTATTTTTCATCACCCTTGTCAGGAAACCAAGAAGTGTCCTGTTACGGAGATGACGACGGTGAGGGTGACAGTGGTGATAATTGGACGGTAGTCTGTAATAATGACTACTGGAGAAGGGACACACCTGTTAAATTGAAGCATGTTGATACTGCAGC GTATCTGGCGGGTTCAGGCAGAACTTTTGGAAGGCCGATTAGTGGGCAAGGTGAAATAGTTGGTGTTACATCTCAGTATGGAGCTTACACAGACTGGCAAGTTCAAGAAGGACTCTTTGTCCACCCGAGTGACATTCTACCTCATTTGCAGAATGCAATTCACACAGAGTTATAA
- the LOC125071147 gene encoding serine/threonine-protein kinase polo isoform X2, translated as MTSIKEDEKKEIPEIIHDPQTNCTYQRLRFFGKGGFAKCYEIQDIASNQVYAGKIVSKKLMVKSSQKEKMAQEISIHRSLLHKHVVGFHSFFEDSLNIYIILELCKRRSMMELHKRRKAISEPETRFYMHQILLGVQYLHSKRIIHRDLKLGNLFLDDDLHVKIGDFGLAARIEYEGERKQTLCGTPNYIAPEILTKKGHSFEVDIWSLGCIMYTLLVGKPPFETSTLRDTYKRIKQCEYRIPSSLRKPAASMIVLQLQSNPCMRPSVDKLLQHEFFSSGIMPAALPLSCLTTAPRTDQLEGIALHRRPLNEVNANDNIMAVDSPVKRAPPAEPRAVEPTSHRQNLIALRDQLAALLTNKLKCRRECLNDDMSDPAAQPLVWVGKWVDYSDKYGFGYQLCDESVGVMFNDTTKLIMLANGVNVHYINRQGQEQYMTMREYPQELDKKMKLLTYFRRYMTEHLMKAGASVPVRESDGLSRLPHLHQWFRTTLAVIMYLTNGTLQINFQDHTKIILCPLMQAVTYIDVEKNFRTFRFSTIEEHGCDKKLYTNLTYALEKLNSVLANKLC; from the exons ATGACGTCAATCAAAGAAGATGAAAAGAAAGAAATTCCCGAAATAATACACGATCCCCAAACTAATTGTACATATCAAAGGCTGAGATTCTTTGGAAAG GGTGGTTTTGCAAAATGCTACGAAATACAAGATATAGCATCAAACCAAGTATATGCCGGAAAAATTGTTTCCAAAAAACTTATGGTAAAATCaagtcaaaaagaaaaaatggcACAGGAGATCTCTATCCACCGGTCCTTGTTACACAAACATGTCGTTGGCTTCCACAGTTTCTTCGAGGAttcacttaatatttatattattttggagCTGTGCAAAAGAAGg TCAATGATGGAGTTACACAAACGTAGAAAAGCCATATCCGAACCAGAGACAAGGTTCTACATGCACCAAATCCTGCTTGGTGTGCAGTACTTGCACAGCAAAAGGATTATCCATAGAGATCTCAAACTGGGTAATCTGTTTCTTGATGATGATCTCCATGTAAAAATTGGAGATTTCGGTCTTGCAGCCAGGATCGAATATGAAG GAGAGAGAAAGCAGACTTTATGTGGAACACCTAACTACATAGCCCCAGAAATTTTGACTAAGAAAGGACACTCGTTCGAAGTGGACATCTGGAGCTTAGGTTGCATCATGTACACACTGCTTGTTGGCAAGCCTCCATTTGAGACTTCCACGCTTCGGGATACATACAAAAGAATAAAGCAGTGTGAATATAG AATCCCATCATCACTACGTAAACCAGCAGCATCAATGATAGTCCTACAGCTGCAGTCCAACCCATGCATGCGGCCGTCTGTGGACAAGCTGCTGCAACATGAGTTCTTCTCATCTGGCATTATGCCAGCTGCATTGCCCCTATCTTGCCTCACGACTGCGCCTAGGACTGATCAACTGGAAGGCATTGCATTACACCGTCGACCACTTAACGAGGTTAATGCTAATG ATAACATAATGGCCGTGGACTCTCCGGTTAAGCGCGCGCCACCTGCAGAGCCACGTGCTGTTGAACCCACTTCGCATCGCCAGAATCTCATCGCTCTTCGCGATCAACTGGCTGCATTGCTTACTAACAAG TTAAAATGCCGCCGCGAGTGCCTGAACGACGACATGAGCGATCCAGCCGCGCAACCCTTGGTATGGGTCGGAAAATGGGTCGACTACAGCGACAAGTATGGTTTCGGCTACCAGCTCTGTGACGAGAGTGTTGGTGTTATGTTTAACGACACTACTAAACTCATTATGCTCGCTAATGGCGT GAATGTACATTACATCAACCGGCAAGGCCAAGAGCAGTATATGACTATGCGGGAATACCCACAAGAGCTGGACAAAAAGATGAAACTTCTTACATACTTTAGAAGATATATGACAGAACATCTTATGAAAGCTG GTGCTTCAGTACCAGTGAGAGAGAGTGATGGTCTGTCGCGATTGCCACACTTGCACCAGTGGTTCAGAACCACACTAGCAGTCATCATGTACCTTACTAATGGAACCTTACAG ATTAACTTCCAAGATCACACCAAAATTATCCTCTGTCCTCTAATGCAAGCTGTTACATACATAGATGTTGAGAAAAACTTTAGAACATTCCGCTTCAGTACAATTGAAGAACATGGCTGTGATAAGAAATTGTACACAAACTTGACATATGCACTAGAAAAACTTAACAGCGTACTAGCTAACAAACTATGCTAG
- the LOC125071147 gene encoding serine/threonine-protein kinase polo isoform X1 encodes MLSLFIMTSIKEDEKKEIPEIIHDPQTNCTYQRLRFFGKGGFAKCYEIQDIASNQVYAGKIVSKKLMVKSSQKEKMAQEISIHRSLLHKHVVGFHSFFEDSLNIYIILELCKRRSMMELHKRRKAISEPETRFYMHQILLGVQYLHSKRIIHRDLKLGNLFLDDDLHVKIGDFGLAARIEYEGERKQTLCGTPNYIAPEILTKKGHSFEVDIWSLGCIMYTLLVGKPPFETSTLRDTYKRIKQCEYRIPSSLRKPAASMIVLQLQSNPCMRPSVDKLLQHEFFSSGIMPAALPLSCLTTAPRTDQLEGIALHRRPLNEVNANDNIMAVDSPVKRAPPAEPRAVEPTSHRQNLIALRDQLAALLTNKLKCRRECLNDDMSDPAAQPLVWVGKWVDYSDKYGFGYQLCDESVGVMFNDTTKLIMLANGVNVHYINRQGQEQYMTMREYPQELDKKMKLLTYFRRYMTEHLMKAGASVPVRESDGLSRLPHLHQWFRTTLAVIMYLTNGTLQINFQDHTKIILCPLMQAVTYIDVEKNFRTFRFSTIEEHGCDKKLYTNLTYALEKLNSVLANKLC; translated from the exons cttatttatAATGACGTCAATCAAAGAAGATGAAAAGAAAGAAATTCCCGAAATAATACACGATCCCCAAACTAATTGTACATATCAAAGGCTGAGATTCTTTGGAAAG GGTGGTTTTGCAAAATGCTACGAAATACAAGATATAGCATCAAACCAAGTATATGCCGGAAAAATTGTTTCCAAAAAACTTATGGTAAAATCaagtcaaaaagaaaaaatggcACAGGAGATCTCTATCCACCGGTCCTTGTTACACAAACATGTCGTTGGCTTCCACAGTTTCTTCGAGGAttcacttaatatttatattattttggagCTGTGCAAAAGAAGg TCAATGATGGAGTTACACAAACGTAGAAAAGCCATATCCGAACCAGAGACAAGGTTCTACATGCACCAAATCCTGCTTGGTGTGCAGTACTTGCACAGCAAAAGGATTATCCATAGAGATCTCAAACTGGGTAATCTGTTTCTTGATGATGATCTCCATGTAAAAATTGGAGATTTCGGTCTTGCAGCCAGGATCGAATATGAAG GAGAGAGAAAGCAGACTTTATGTGGAACACCTAACTACATAGCCCCAGAAATTTTGACTAAGAAAGGACACTCGTTCGAAGTGGACATCTGGAGCTTAGGTTGCATCATGTACACACTGCTTGTTGGCAAGCCTCCATTTGAGACTTCCACGCTTCGGGATACATACAAAAGAATAAAGCAGTGTGAATATAG AATCCCATCATCACTACGTAAACCAGCAGCATCAATGATAGTCCTACAGCTGCAGTCCAACCCATGCATGCGGCCGTCTGTGGACAAGCTGCTGCAACATGAGTTCTTCTCATCTGGCATTATGCCAGCTGCATTGCCCCTATCTTGCCTCACGACTGCGCCTAGGACTGATCAACTGGAAGGCATTGCATTACACCGTCGACCACTTAACGAGGTTAATGCTAATG ATAACATAATGGCCGTGGACTCTCCGGTTAAGCGCGCGCCACCTGCAGAGCCACGTGCTGTTGAACCCACTTCGCATCGCCAGAATCTCATCGCTCTTCGCGATCAACTGGCTGCATTGCTTACTAACAAG TTAAAATGCCGCCGCGAGTGCCTGAACGACGACATGAGCGATCCAGCCGCGCAACCCTTGGTATGGGTCGGAAAATGGGTCGACTACAGCGACAAGTATGGTTTCGGCTACCAGCTCTGTGACGAGAGTGTTGGTGTTATGTTTAACGACACTACTAAACTCATTATGCTCGCTAATGGCGT GAATGTACATTACATCAACCGGCAAGGCCAAGAGCAGTATATGACTATGCGGGAATACCCACAAGAGCTGGACAAAAAGATGAAACTTCTTACATACTTTAGAAGATATATGACAGAACATCTTATGAAAGCTG GTGCTTCAGTACCAGTGAGAGAGAGTGATGGTCTGTCGCGATTGCCACACTTGCACCAGTGGTTCAGAACCACACTAGCAGTCATCATGTACCTTACTAATGGAACCTTACAG ATTAACTTCCAAGATCACACCAAAATTATCCTCTGTCCTCTAATGCAAGCTGTTACATACATAGATGTTGAGAAAAACTTTAGAACATTCCGCTTCAGTACAATTGAAGAACATGGCTGTGATAAGAAATTGTACACAAACTTGACATATGCACTAGAAAAACTTAACAGCGTACTAGCTAACAAACTATGCTAG